In one Pseudomonas tensinigenes genomic region, the following are encoded:
- a CDS encoding DUF1652 domain-containing protein, giving the protein MNKGSSKVTFPNACQLMRWHFHPMGFEATMDAPGSMIARLFDRASGETMIAIAGIPCATVMNAADVERIIEAVEDELEAFIPPESLKSYA; this is encoded by the coding sequence ATGAATAAAGGGTCAAGCAAAGTCACGTTCCCCAATGCATGCCAGCTGATGCGCTGGCATTTTCATCCGATGGGGTTTGAAGCAACGATGGACGCGCCGGGCAGTATGATCGCCCGGCTGTTCGATCGTGCCAGCGGCGAAACCATGATCGCCATCGCCGGGATCCCGTGCGCGACGGTGATGAATGCAGCGGATGTCGAGCGAATCATCGAGGCTGTGGAGGATGAGCTGGAAGCGTTCATTCCCCCAGAGTCTCTCAAGAGTTACGCATAA
- a CDS encoding helix-turn-helix domain-containing protein has translation MHADEDGPEQTQATAATVMRYHLSWKHRDLDSVMALYHPDIQYNDFFQNRVLGLDELREYVRVSMPRESDEALEHCDRIRVDGNTAFIQYEVTLRGGEGLVSFRSSEAITVRDGLIWRVNEYASLVRAQSASTKVLSQRPAASRLGLSPRQLSFMAEDLQQYFEKQQPYLDPELDLQRVAKECGYSRNQISYLLNQVLGQSFYRYVNQARLQHLLRSLDNATPPLRIDELAFAAGFNSLSAFYSCFRQHTGQSPKAYAKQISLRARAQDFD, from the coding sequence ATGCACGCCGACGAAGACGGCCCAGAACAGACCCAAGCCACGGCGGCCACGGTCATGCGTTATCACCTGAGCTGGAAGCACCGCGACCTCGACAGCGTCATGGCGCTGTACCACCCGGACATCCAGTACAACGATTTCTTCCAGAACCGCGTGCTCGGTCTCGATGAGTTGCGTGAATACGTGCGCGTGAGCATGCCGCGCGAATCCGACGAAGCGCTCGAGCATTGCGACCGCATTCGCGTCGATGGCAACACCGCGTTCATCCAATATGAAGTGACGCTGCGCGGTGGTGAAGGGTTGGTGTCGTTTCGTTCCAGCGAAGCGATCACGGTCAGGGACGGCCTGATCTGGCGCGTCAATGAGTACGCTTCATTGGTACGCGCGCAGTCCGCCAGCACAAAGGTACTCAGTCAGCGTCCAGCGGCCAGTCGCCTGGGCCTGTCGCCGCGCCAGTTGAGCTTCATGGCCGAAGACCTGCAGCAGTATTTCGAAAAACAGCAGCCGTACCTCGATCCAGAACTCGACTTGCAGCGGGTGGCGAAGGAGTGCGGGTACAGCCGCAATCAGATTTCCTATCTGCTCAATCAGGTGCTCGGGCAAAGCTTCTATCGCTATGTCAATCAGGCGCGCCTGCAACATCTGCTGCGCTCGCTGGATAACGCCACGCCACCGCTGCGCATTGATGAGCTGGCCTTCGCTGCCGGTTTCAATTCGTTGTCGGCGTTCTACAGCTGTTTTCGCCAGCACACCGGCCAGTCGCCCAAGGCCTACGCGAAACAAATTTCTTTGCGGGCACGCGCGCAAGACTTCGACTGA
- a CDS encoding NAD(P)/FAD-dependent oxidoreductase has protein sequence MPAWRTISLWMDQLDEPLTARPELERDLDVDVAIIGAGYTGLWTAYYLKKLAPGLDIAIVEAQTAGFGASGRNGGWLMGNLLGEDRLLAGLSPEQRRASFDLLHSIPDEVEIVLEREGINCDYRKGGVLYCAARYPEQEASLREYLDKLHAQGLTDDDYRWLSPEQLAQQIRVAKPYGGIYAPHVATIHPAKLVRGLARTVQNMGVKIYENSPVTQWQSGSLRTAKASVRSRWIVPAVEGYSVTLPPLGRYQLPVQSLIVATEPLSAATWDEIGLSRGQAFSEFSRQVTYGQRSADNRLIFGARGGYQFAGKLRHNFDLTRDEVELRRYLFSELFPQLKNVQITHAWGGNLGMSRHFKPHMLCDRANGIALSGGYGGEGVGASNLGGRTLADLILERDTELVRQPWVLPDGGIHALRAWEPEPCRWLGYNAIIKSFVHEDQTLANPATAPWRRKLASQVAGFMEGFMH, from the coding sequence ATGCCGGCGTGGCGCACTATCAGTTTGTGGATGGATCAACTCGATGAGCCGCTGACCGCGCGGCCCGAGCTTGAGCGAGATCTGGACGTCGACGTGGCGATCATCGGCGCCGGTTACACCGGATTGTGGACGGCGTACTACCTGAAGAAACTCGCGCCGGGTCTCGACATTGCGATTGTCGAAGCGCAGACCGCCGGATTTGGCGCCTCTGGGCGTAATGGCGGCTGGCTGATGGGCAACCTGCTCGGCGAGGATCGTCTGCTGGCCGGGTTGTCGCCAGAGCAACGCCGCGCCTCATTCGATCTGCTGCACAGCATTCCTGATGAAGTCGAAATCGTCCTCGAACGCGAAGGTATCAACTGCGATTATCGCAAGGGCGGTGTGCTGTATTGCGCGGCGCGTTACCCGGAGCAGGAAGCCTCGCTGCGTGAATATCTGGACAAACTGCACGCCCAGGGCCTCACCGACGACGACTACCGCTGGCTCAGCCCTGAACAACTGGCGCAGCAGATCCGTGTGGCCAAGCCATATGGCGGGATTTACGCGCCACACGTGGCGACCATCCATCCGGCGAAACTGGTGCGCGGTCTGGCGCGCACCGTGCAGAACATGGGCGTGAAAATCTACGAAAACAGCCCGGTCACGCAATGGCAGTCGGGCAGCTTGCGCACCGCCAAGGCCAGCGTGCGCAGTCGCTGGATCGTGCCGGCCGTCGAGGGTTATTCGGTGACTTTGCCGCCGCTGGGCCGCTATCAATTGCCGGTGCAGAGCCTGATTGTCGCCACCGAACCCTTGTCTGCCGCGACCTGGGACGAAATCGGCCTCAGCCGGGGTCAGGCATTCAGCGAGTTCAGTCGTCAGGTCACCTACGGCCAGCGCAGCGCCGACAACCGCCTGATCTTCGGCGCTCGGGGCGGGTATCAGTTCGCCGGCAAGCTACGCCACAACTTTGATCTGACCCGCGATGAAGTCGAGCTGCGCCGCTATCTGTTCAGCGAATTGTTCCCGCAGCTGAAAAACGTGCAGATCACTCACGCCTGGGGCGGCAATCTCGGCATGTCCCGGCACTTCAAACCGCACATGCTCTGTGATCGCGCCAATGGCATCGCGCTGTCCGGCGGTTATGGCGGGGAGGGCGTCGGCGCGAGCAATCTCGGCGGCCGCACCTTGGCGGATCTGATTCTCGAGCGCGATACGGAACTGGTTCGCCAGCCATGGGTGCTGCCGGACGGTGGCATTCATGCGCTGCGTGCGTGGGAACCGGAGCCGTGCCGTTGGCTCGGCTACAACGCGATCATCAAAAGCTTCGTCCACGAAGACCAGACCTTGGCCAATCCGGCGACTGCGCCATGGCGGCGCAAGCTCGCCAGCCAGGTTGCGGGGTTCATGGAAGGTTTCATGCACTAA
- a CDS encoding cupin domain-containing protein produces the protein MSITQFKNTATLLLDESSPVAVPLGEPVAIASTTSVERDDGVETGVWECTPGRWRRQINAQEFCHFISGRCTFTPDGGGETLHIQGGDALMLPANTLGIWDIQETVRKSYVLIF, from the coding sequence ATGAGCATTACCCAGTTCAAAAACACCGCAACCCTGCTACTCGATGAATCCAGTCCGGTAGCCGTACCCCTCGGCGAGCCGGTGGCGATCGCTTCAACCACCAGCGTCGAGCGCGACGACGGCGTCGAAACCGGCGTCTGGGAATGCACTCCGGGCCGCTGGCGCCGGCAGATCAACGCGCAGGAGTTCTGTCACTTCATTTCCGGGCGCTGCACGTTCACCCCCGACGGTGGCGGCGAAACCCTGCACATACAAGGTGGCGACGCACTGATGTTGCCGGCCAACACGCTCGGTATCTGGGATATCCAGGAAACCGTGCGCAAGAGCTACGTGCTGATTTTCTGA
- a CDS encoding polyamine ABC transporter substrate-binding protein, with translation MIRKTLALAPLMLAVSLAQAAETVKVYNWSDYIAPDTTKNFEKETGVGVTYDVYDSNETLDGKLMTGKSGYDVVFPSNHFMARQIQGGALKKLDKSQLPNWKNLNPVLLKALQTNDPNNEHGFPYLWGSTGIGYNIAKVKAVLGDNAPVDSWDLIFKPEYMEKLQKCGVAILDNGPELLPAALNYLGLPHHSKNPEDYKKAEALLLKVRPYVSYFHSSKYTSDLANGDICVAVGFSGDILQAENRAKEAKNGVDIGYAIPKEGAAIWFDMVAMPADAPDEKAGYAFMNYLLRPDVMAGISNYVHYANGNEQADSLIDPAIKNDTKVYPSPEMMGKLFALEAMPLNIDRIRTRVWNKIRTGS, from the coding sequence ATGATCCGCAAGACCCTCGCTCTGGCACCGCTGATGCTCGCTGTTTCCCTTGCTCAGGCAGCGGAAACGGTCAAGGTTTACAACTGGTCCGACTACATCGCGCCGGACACCACCAAGAACTTCGAGAAAGAGACGGGCGTCGGTGTCACCTATGACGTCTACGACAGCAACGAAACCCTCGACGGCAAGTTGATGACCGGTAAATCCGGGTACGACGTGGTGTTCCCGTCCAACCACTTCATGGCCCGGCAGATTCAGGGCGGGGCACTGAAGAAACTCGACAAGAGCCAGTTACCGAACTGGAAAAACCTCAATCCGGTGCTGCTCAAAGCCCTGCAGACCAACGACCCGAACAACGAGCACGGCTTCCCGTACCTGTGGGGCAGCACCGGCATCGGCTACAACATCGCCAAAGTCAAAGCCGTGCTTGGCGACAATGCGCCGGTGGACTCCTGGGACCTGATCTTCAAGCCCGAGTACATGGAAAAGCTGCAGAAGTGCGGCGTGGCGATCCTCGACAACGGTCCGGAATTGCTCCCGGCGGCGCTCAATTACTTGGGCTTGCCGCACCACAGCAAAAATCCCGAGGACTATAAAAAAGCCGAAGCGCTGTTGCTGAAGGTGCGGCCGTACGTCAGCTACTTCCACTCGTCGAAATACACCAGTGACCTGGCCAACGGCGACATCTGCGTGGCGGTCGGCTTCTCTGGCGACATCCTGCAGGCCGAGAACCGTGCCAAAGAGGCGAAGAATGGCGTCGACATCGGCTACGCGATTCCCAAGGAAGGCGCGGCGATCTGGTTCGACATGGTCGCCATGCCGGCCGATGCGCCGGACGAGAAGGCCGGTTACGCGTTCATGAACTACCTGCTGCGCCCGGACGTGATGGCCGGCATCAGCAACTACGTGCACTACGCCAATGGTAACGAGCAGGCCGACAGCCTGATCGACCCGGCGATCAAGAACGACACCAAGGTTTATCCGAGCCCGGAGATGATGGGCAAGCTGTTTGCGCTGGAGGCGATGCCGTTGAACATTGACCGGATCCGCACGCGGGTGTGGAACAAGATTCGGACTGGTAGTTAA
- a CDS encoding serralysin family metalloprotease, protein MSKVKANAIDTAEQAFQLSAFSSAYNQINSFSHQYDRGGNLTVNGKPSYSVDQAATQLLRDGAAYQDKDGSGKIELTYTFLTSASSSTMYKHGITGFSQFSAQQQAQAKLAMQSWADVANVTFTEKVSGGDGHMTFGNYSGGQDGAAAFAYLPGTGAGYDGTSWYLINSGYTQNKNPDLNNYGRQTLTHEIGHSLGLAHPGDYNAGNGNPTYNDASYGQDTRGYSVMSYWSESNTNQNFSKGGVEAYSSGPLMDDIAAIQKLYGANTTTRTGDTTYGFNSNTGRDFLSASSSSDKVVFSVWDAGGKDTLDFSGFTQNQKINLNDASFSDVGGLVGNVSIAKGAIIENAIGGSGSDLLIGNSVANELKGGAGNDILWGGGGADKLWGGAGSDTFVFAASSDSKPGAIDQILDFVSGLDKIDLTGITNGAGLHFVSSFTGSAGDAILTSSGGNSLLSVDFSGHGVADFQVSTVGQAATSDIVA, encoded by the coding sequence ATGTCGAAAGTAAAAGCGAATGCTATTGATACCGCCGAACAGGCTTTTCAGCTGTCTGCCTTCAGCTCGGCGTATAACCAGATCAATAGCTTCAGCCATCAGTACGATCGTGGCGGCAACCTCACGGTCAATGGCAAACCCTCCTACTCCGTCGACCAGGCCGCAACCCAGTTGCTGCGCGACGGTGCTGCCTACCAGGACAAGGATGGCAGCGGCAAGATCGAACTCACCTATACGTTCCTGACTTCGGCATCGTCCAGCACGATGTACAAGCACGGGATCACTGGGTTCAGTCAGTTCAGTGCGCAGCAACAAGCCCAGGCCAAGCTCGCCATGCAATCCTGGGCTGACGTGGCCAACGTGACCTTCACCGAGAAAGTCTCGGGCGGTGACGGCCACATGACCTTCGGTAACTACAGCGGTGGCCAGGATGGCGCTGCAGCGTTTGCTTATCTGCCAGGCACCGGCGCCGGTTATGACGGCACCTCGTGGTACCTGATCAACAGTGGCTACACGCAGAACAAGAATCCGGATCTGAACAACTACGGTCGTCAGACCCTGACGCACGAAATCGGCCACAGCCTGGGCCTGGCTCACCCTGGCGACTACAACGCCGGTAATGGCAACCCGACCTACAACGACGCTTCCTACGGGCAAGACACCCGCGGCTACAGCGTCATGAGCTACTGGAGCGAAAGCAACACCAATCAGAACTTCAGCAAGGGCGGTGTCGAAGCGTATTCGTCCGGCCCGTTGATGGACGATATCGCTGCTATCCAGAAGCTCTACGGTGCCAACACCACCACCCGTACCGGTGACACCACCTACGGCTTCAACTCCAACACCGGTCGCGATTTCCTCAGCGCTTCGTCGTCGAGTGACAAAGTGGTGTTCTCGGTATGGGACGCGGGCGGCAAGGACACCCTGGACTTCTCGGGCTTCACTCAGAACCAGAAGATCAACCTCAATGACGCCTCGTTCTCCGACGTTGGCGGCCTGGTGGGCAACGTGTCCATCGCCAAGGGCGCGATCATCGAGAACGCCATTGGCGGTTCCGGCAGCGATCTGCTGATCGGCAACAGCGTCGCCAACGAACTCAAGGGCGGTGCCGGCAACGACATCCTCTGGGGTGGCGGTGGTGCTGACAAGCTGTGGGGCGGTGCCGGTTCGGACACGTTTGTGTTCGCTGCCAGCTCCGACTCCAAGCCAGGTGCGATCGATCAGATCCTCGATTTCGTCAGCGGTCTGGACAAAATCGATCTGACCGGCATCACCAACGGCGCCGGCCTGCACTTTGTCAGCAGCTTCACCGGTTCCGCCGGTGACGCGATTCTGACGTCGTCGGGCGGCAACAGCCTGCTGTCGGTGGACTTCTCCGGGCACGGCGTGGCTGATTTCCAGGTCAGCACCGTTGGCCAGGCAGCCACCAGCGACATCGTGGCGTGA
- a CDS encoding AprI/Inh family metalloprotease inhibitor, whose protein sequence is MISKAFTYKAMAWLSAALMMISGETSMASSLRLEEPSVFAGQWQATLSTRDDDREAQKQQDKPSNTCLIDLESNQTLGKGADCLGAWLEQAPIGWFPDPDGLSITGKEGSRIQFFSRQRDGLYLTTLKSGLVITLERAAQ, encoded by the coding sequence ATGATCAGTAAAGCTTTTACCTACAAGGCAATGGCGTGGCTTTCGGCGGCGCTCATGATGATTTCAGGAGAAACCAGTATGGCAAGCAGCCTCAGACTCGAAGAGCCCTCGGTATTTGCGGGGCAATGGCAAGCGACATTATCTACCCGGGATGATGATCGAGAAGCGCAAAAGCAGCAGGACAAGCCTTCGAATACTTGCCTGATCGACCTTGAATCCAATCAGACCTTGGGCAAAGGGGCCGACTGTCTCGGTGCCTGGCTTGAGCAAGCCCCGATCGGTTGGTTTCCCGATCCGGACGGCCTGTCGATTACCGGCAAGGAAGGCTCAAGAATCCAGTTCTTCAGCCGACAACGTGATGGGCTTTATCTGACCACTTTGAAGTCAGGTCTGGTGATTACGCTTGAGCGCGCAGCGCAATAG
- a CDS encoding type I secretion system permease/ATPase, with product MKMAKAPATAPLFKALGDYKSILISVGCFTALINVLMLVPSIYMLQVYDRVLSSQNETTLAMLSLMVVGFFAFIGLLEVVRSFIVIRIGSQLERRFNLRVYQAAFERNLFQGEGNAGQSLGDLTHIRQFVTGPALFAFFDAPWFPVYLFVIYLFNVWLGVLATAGALLLIGLACLNEYMTKKPLGEAAGYSQKSSQLATSHLHNAETIQAMGMLGSLRKRWFQVHSRFLGLQNQASDTGAVISSLSKTLRLCLQSLVLGLGALLVIKGDMTAGMMIAGSILMGRVLSPIDQLIAVWKQWSGAKLAYRRLDALLQAFPPSDDAMALPAPKGQITFEQVSAGPPGQRTATLQMVNFNLNAGEVLGVLGASGSGKSTLARVLVGVWPTLGGTVRLDGADIHRWNRDDLGPYIGYLPQDIELFSGSIAENIARFSEADPQKVVAAAQQAGVHEMILRLPQGYDTQLGEDGSGLSGGQKQRVALARSMYGTPSLVVLDEPNSNLDTVGEAALASAIAALKAQGTTVVLVTHRSSVLAQADKLLVLNDGRLQAFGPSQDVLKALSGQQEQQREKAAQAPGGLSMSRQYQPSTRNTGV from the coding sequence ATGAAGATGGCGAAGGCCCCAGCCACCGCGCCCTTATTCAAGGCATTGGGTGACTATAAAAGTATCCTGATCAGCGTCGGTTGCTTTACTGCGCTGATTAACGTGCTGATGCTGGTGCCCTCCATCTATATGCTTCAGGTATATGACCGGGTGCTGTCCTCGCAGAACGAGACCACCCTGGCAATGCTGTCGCTGATGGTCGTCGGTTTCTTCGCCTTTATCGGCCTGCTGGAAGTGGTGCGCAGCTTTATCGTGATCCGCATCGGCAGCCAGTTGGAGCGCCGCTTCAACCTGCGCGTTTACCAAGCCGCGTTTGAGCGCAACCTGTTCCAGGGCGAGGGCAACGCCGGGCAGTCGCTGGGCGATCTGACGCACATTCGCCAATTTGTCACCGGTCCTGCGCTGTTCGCGTTTTTCGATGCGCCGTGGTTCCCGGTCTATCTGTTCGTGATTTACCTGTTCAACGTCTGGCTCGGCGTGCTCGCCACGGCGGGGGCGTTGTTGCTGATCGGCCTGGCCTGCCTCAACGAATACATGACCAAAAAGCCGCTGGGCGAAGCTGCCGGTTATTCGCAAAAGTCCAGCCAGTTGGCCACCAGCCATTTGCATAACGCCGAAACCATTCAGGCGATGGGCATGCTCGGTTCCCTGCGCAAGCGCTGGTTCCAGGTGCACTCGCGGTTCCTCGGTCTGCAGAATCAGGCCAGCGACACCGGTGCGGTGATCAGTTCGCTGAGCAAAACCCTGCGCCTGTGCCTGCAATCGTTGGTGCTGGGCCTGGGCGCTTTGCTGGTGATCAAGGGCGACATGACCGCCGGGATGATGATCGCCGGTTCCATTCTGATGGGCCGCGTGCTCAGCCCGATCGACCAGTTGATCGCCGTGTGGAAGCAGTGGAGCGGGGCGAAGCTGGCCTACCGCCGTCTCGATGCGCTGCTGCAAGCGTTCCCGCCGAGTGACGACGCCATGGCGCTGCCGGCGCCGAAAGGCCAGATTACTTTCGAACAGGTCAGCGCCGGCCCACCGGGGCAACGCACGGCGACCCTGCAAATGGTCAATTTCAATCTGAATGCCGGTGAAGTACTGGGCGTGCTCGGTGCATCCGGTTCCGGCAAATCGACGCTGGCCCGTGTACTGGTCGGTGTCTGGCCAACCCTGGGCGGCACCGTGCGCCTCGATGGCGCGGATATTCATCGTTGGAACCGCGATGACCTTGGCCCGTACATCGGCTATCTGCCGCAAGACATCGAACTGTTCAGCGGCAGCATCGCTGAGAACATCGCCCGTTTCAGCGAGGCCGATCCGCAGAAAGTCGTCGCCGCCGCGCAACAGGCCGGCGTGCACGAAATGATCCTGCGTCTACCGCAAGGCTACGACACCCAACTGGGCGAGGACGGCAGTGGTTTGTCCGGCGGCCAGAAGCAGCGCGTGGCCCTGGCGCGTTCCATGTATGGCACGCCGAGTCTGGTGGTGCTGGATGAACCGAACTCCAACCTCGACACCGTCGGTGAAGCGGCACTGGCCAGCGCCATCGCTGCGCTGAAAGCCCAGGGCACCACGGTGGTGCTGGTGACGCACCGTTCTTCGGTGTTGGCCCAGGCTGACAAACTGCTGGTGCTCAATGACGGTCGTT